A portion of the Pleuronectes platessa chromosome 15, fPlePla1.1, whole genome shotgun sequence genome contains these proteins:
- the rad51d gene encoding DNA repair protein RAD51 homolog 4 yields MVVLRAGMCPGLEEDLIRDLRAADIKTVEDLVSSDIEELAQKCSASYKALFAIRRVLLAQHTAFPVSGADLYEELLSSTAILSTGNPSFDKLLDSGLYTGEITELSGGPGSGKSQVCFGVAVHISHQLKQSVIYIDTTGGLSAGRLLQMLQTETSDTEAQMEALQRIHVFRSFDIFSLLDCLHGLSGGGLQQASVGGGSVKAVIVDSVSAVISPLLGGKQNEGMSLMIQVAGVLKTMAKDFNIAALVTNHVTRSGGGGELQPGLGASWDHIPRTRVLLERLEEAGAAGRSSLRSATLIKSSRRPCFIKEQFDLQWWSRSREGTSGKRKRDETDS; encoded by the exons ATGGTGGTGCTGAGAGCTGGGATGTGTCCTGGACTGGAGGAGGATTTAATACGAGACCTGCGAGCTGCTGATATCAAAACAG TGGAGGACCTGGTTTCCTCCGACATTGAGGAGCTGGCTCAGAAATGTTCCGCGTCATATAAG GCTCTGTTTGCCATCCGCCGAGTGCTGCTGGCCCAGCACACCGCTTTCCCCGTGTCAGGCGCTGATCTCTACGAGGAACTATTGAGCTCAACAGCCATCCTCTCCACTGGAAATCCCAG CTTCGATAAACTGCTGGACTCGGGCTTGTATACCGGGGAGATAACGGAGCTGTCAGGAGGCCCAGGAAGTGGCAAATCTCAG GTGTGTTTCGGTGTCGCCGTGCACATTTCTCACCAGCTGAAGCAGAGTGTGATCTACATCGATACGACAGGAGGGCTGAGCGCCGGCCGCCTGCTTCAGATGCTGCAGACTGAAACCAGCGACACTGAGGCGCAG ATGGAAGCTCTTCAGAGGATCCACGTCTTCCGCTCGTTTGACATCTTCTCCCTGCTCGACTGTCTGCACGGGCTGAGCGGCGGCGGCCTTCAGCAG GCATCAGTCGGCGGCGGCTCGGTGAAGGCGGTGATTGTGGACTCGGTGTCAGCCGTTATCTCTCCTCTGCTGGGAGGCAAACAGAACGAAG GGATGTCGTTGATGATTCAAGTGGCCGGAGTTCTGAAGACGATGGCGAAGGACTTCAACATCGCAGCTTTA GTAACCAACCACGTGACCAGGAGCGGCGGTGGTGGCGAGCTGCAGCCGGGCCTCGGCGCGTCGTGGGATCACATCCCCAGAACCAGAGTTCTGCTGGAGCGGCTGGAGGAGGCCGGGGCGGCCGGCCGCTCCAGCCTGCGCTCGGCCACGCTGATCAAGTCCTCCAGACGG CCGTGTTTCATCAAAGAGCAGTTCGACCTGCAGTGGTGGAGTCGCTCTAGAGAAGGAACCTCTGGAAAGAGGAAACGGGACGAGACCGATTCCTGA